Proteins found in one Amycolatopsis aidingensis genomic segment:
- a CDS encoding LLM class F420-dependent oxidoreductase produces the protein MRIGAQLSYAGGFTEAVAEVAEQERAGLDIVFVPEAYSYDAVSLLGYLAAKTERVELASGILQIYTRTPALTAMTAAGLDYVSDGRFTLGLGASGPQVIEGFHGVRYDAPVGRTREIVEICRKVWRRERVEYEGRHYRIPLPAEEGTGLGKPLKLINHPVRERIPILLASLGPKNVALTAELAEGWQPIFFYPEKAGEVWGEPLAEGRAKRAPELGELDVVASLPLAIGEDVEHLLEPYRHMVALYVGGMGARGRNFYNDLAIRYGFADAAKEIQDLYLDGKKAEAAAAVPDELLRAISLVGPLGFVKERVAAFAEAGVTTLLVHPLADTAAERVDLISRLRDITG, from the coding sequence ATGCGGATCGGTGCCCAGCTCAGTTACGCCGGTGGGTTCACCGAGGCGGTCGCGGAGGTCGCGGAACAGGAACGTGCCGGACTGGACATCGTGTTCGTGCCGGAGGCGTACTCCTACGACGCGGTCAGCCTGCTCGGCTACCTCGCGGCGAAGACCGAACGGGTCGAGCTGGCCTCCGGCATCCTGCAGATCTACACCCGCACACCCGCGCTGACCGCGATGACCGCGGCCGGGCTGGACTACGTCTCCGACGGCCGGTTCACCCTCGGTCTCGGTGCGTCCGGGCCGCAGGTGATCGAGGGCTTCCACGGGGTGCGCTACGACGCGCCGGTCGGCCGGACCAGGGAGATCGTGGAGATCTGCCGGAAGGTGTGGCGCCGGGAACGGGTGGAGTACGAGGGCAGGCACTACCGCATTCCGCTGCCCGCCGAGGAGGGCACCGGGCTCGGCAAGCCGCTGAAGCTGATCAATCACCCGGTGCGCGAACGGATCCCGATCCTGCTGGCTTCCCTTGGGCCGAAGAACGTCGCGCTGACGGCGGAACTCGCCGAGGGCTGGCAGCCGATCTTCTTCTACCCGGAGAAGGCGGGCGAGGTCTGGGGCGAGCCGCTGGCCGAGGGCAGGGCCAAACGTGCCCCCGAGCTCGGTGAGCTGGACGTGGTGGCCAGCCTGCCGTTGGCCATCGGTGAGGACGTGGAGCACCTGCTGGAGCCCTACCGGCACATGGTGGCGCTGTACGTCGGCGGCATGGGAGCGCGGGGCAGGAACTTCTACAACGACCTGGCGATCCGCTACGGCTTCGCGGACGCGGCCAAGGAGATCCAGGACCTGTACCTGGACGGTAAGAAGGCCGAGGCGGCCGCCGCCGTACCGGATGAGCTGTTGCGCGCCATTTCCCTGGTCGGCCCGCTCGGCTTCGTCAAGGAGCGGGTCGCCGCCTTCGCCGAGGCCGGGGTGACCACGCTGCTGGTGCACCCGCTGGCCGACACCGCCGCCGAGCGCGTCGACCTGATCAGCCGGCTCCGCGACATCACCGGCTGA
- a CDS encoding zinc finger protein has product MLRWQQAEGKRHALEGRAPNEGGSFRTLCGAEVTVRVGDVPELGGVWLDPTCWDCDAAWRRRENIPQYSRR; this is encoded by the coding sequence ATGTTGCGCTGGCAGCAGGCGGAGGGGAAGCGACACGCGCTGGAAGGGCGCGCGCCGAATGAGGGCGGCTCGTTCCGCACGCTGTGCGGAGCCGAGGTCACCGTGCGGGTCGGGGATGTCCCGGAGCTCGGCGGCGTGTGGCTGGACCCGACCTGCTGGGACTGCGACGCCGCATGGCGCAGGCGGGAGAACATTCCGCAGTACAGCCGGCGCTAG
- a CDS encoding helix-turn-helix domain-containing protein: MPRKAPGAKAKGLGAQLRVCRENAGLNLRQAAEAVDWDKSTLSRLETGKRNFTVEEVAHLLGVYRVRGALREELLAIARTIDEPGWWDQGLQGLPKESAILAEYESQADRITDWAPLLIPGLLQTMDYSRAWLLSVGADPATVELLLTARLRRQQILHGDVRYVAFVGESALRTPVGDAATSARQLATLREVGKRRNVSIRVVPSAAGPHRGQLGSFLAMEFASAPPVVLVELLRSSVFMDEDKQTGPYLATAAHLAGVALGETESARLIARIQARWSSHDGTEDLA; this comes from the coding sequence GTGCCACGCAAAGCTCCGGGGGCCAAGGCGAAGGGCCTGGGCGCGCAGTTGCGCGTGTGCCGGGAGAACGCCGGGCTGAACCTGCGGCAGGCGGCCGAAGCCGTCGACTGGGACAAGTCCACCCTGTCCCGGCTGGAGACCGGCAAGCGGAACTTCACCGTGGAGGAGGTCGCGCACCTGCTCGGCGTGTACCGGGTACGCGGCGCGCTGCGCGAGGAGCTGCTGGCGATCGCGCGAACGATCGACGAACCGGGCTGGTGGGACCAGGGCCTGCAAGGGCTGCCGAAGGAGTCCGCGATCCTGGCCGAGTACGAGTCGCAGGCGGACCGGATCACCGACTGGGCACCGCTGCTGATTCCCGGACTGTTGCAGACCATGGACTACTCCCGCGCCTGGCTGCTTTCCGTCGGCGCCGATCCGGCCACCGTCGAACTGCTGCTCACCGCCCGGCTGCGGCGGCAGCAGATCCTGCACGGCGACGTCCGGTACGTGGCCTTCGTCGGGGAGTCCGCACTGCGCACACCGGTCGGGGACGCCGCGACCTCCGCCCGGCAGCTCGCCACCCTGCGCGAGGTCGGCAAGCGCCGCAACGTCTCGATCCGGGTGGTGCCGAGCGCGGCCGGGCCACATCGAGGGCAACTCGGGTCGTTCCTGGCCATGGAGTTCGCCTCCGCCCCGCCGGTGGTGCTGGTCGAGCTGCTCCGCTCGAGCGTGTTCATGGACGAGGACAAGCAGACCGGCCCGTACCTCGCCACCGCCGCCCATCTGGCCGGTGTTGCGCTGGGTGAGACAGAATCGGCTCGTCTGATTGCGCGGATCCAGGCGAGGTGGAGCAGCCATGACGGAACGGAAGACCTGGCGTAA
- a CDS encoding DUF397 domain-containing protein gives MTERKTWRKSSYSGENSNCVEVAFGATVAVRDTKDRAGGVLVFSPRAWSGAVAAWRPAR, from the coding sequence ATGACGGAACGGAAGACCTGGCGTAAGTCCAGCTACAGCGGCGAGAACTCGAACTGCGTCGAGGTCGCGTTCGGCGCGACGGTCGCCGTGCGGGACACCAAGGACCGCGCGGGCGGGGTGTTGGTGTTCTCGCCGCGCGCCTGGTCCGGGGCGGTCGCGGCGTGGCGGCCCGCGCGCTGA
- a CDS encoding ABC transporter permease has translation MSRPLIGTRHLVRHALRRDRIILPLWIVLLSVMPATTAGTYEQLYPTQAERAGLTAAMGNNPSITLLYGPAFDLSTAGGFLAWRLMGFMAVLIGLMAIFTVTRHTRAEEDTGRGELLGSTVVGRFAMLTAGVIVAGGASVLIGVLQALLLLGSGVAVPGAWAFGLSVAGAGLVFTAIAAVAVQLAEYSRTANGMASAALGIAFLLRGIGDSSEATWLSWLSPIGWTQQIRAFAGERWWVLGLVLAATLVIGAVGYALLPRRDFDAGLVPTRPGPAAAATGLRSPLALAWRLHRGSLLGWSIAFAVSGVLMGSIAGGITDIIGDSAQAREIFARMGGSEGMIQAFLAAMTGMFGAIAAIYGVQATLRMRAEEVGYRAEPLLATRVSRLGWTGSHLVFAFLGTALVMVLAGVGVGLAHGLRVDDVGGTIGEVLTGTLAQLPAVWLIVGIATALFGLWPKYSVAAWGVLAVAVLITMFGPAVQLPQLLMDISPFTHVPKLPGAEFTAAPLVWLTALAALALGAGLTAFRRRDVG, from the coding sequence ATGAGCAGGCCACTTATCGGAACGCGGCACCTGGTACGGCACGCGCTGCGCCGGGACCGGATCATCCTGCCGCTGTGGATCGTGCTGCTCAGCGTCATGCCCGCCACCACGGCGGGCACCTACGAGCAGCTGTACCCGACCCAGGCCGAGCGGGCCGGCCTGACCGCCGCGATGGGCAACAACCCCTCGATCACCCTGCTGTACGGCCCGGCCTTCGACCTCTCAACCGCGGGCGGGTTCCTTGCCTGGCGGCTGATGGGCTTCATGGCGGTGCTGATCGGCCTGATGGCGATCTTCACCGTGACCCGGCACACCAGGGCCGAGGAGGACACCGGGCGGGGCGAGCTACTCGGTTCCACCGTGGTGGGGCGGTTCGCGATGCTGACCGCCGGGGTGATCGTGGCGGGCGGCGCCAGCGTGCTGATCGGCGTGCTGCAGGCGCTGCTCCTGCTGGGCTCGGGCGTTGCCGTGCCGGGGGCATGGGCGTTCGGCCTCTCCGTCGCGGGGGCCGGGCTGGTGTTCACCGCGATCGCGGCGGTCGCGGTGCAGCTCGCCGAGTACTCGCGCACGGCCAACGGGATGGCCTCGGCGGCGCTCGGCATCGCCTTCCTGCTGCGCGGTATCGGCGACTCCAGCGAGGCGACCTGGCTGTCCTGGCTGTCCCCGATCGGCTGGACGCAGCAGATCAGGGCGTTCGCCGGGGAGCGCTGGTGGGTACTCGGGCTCGTACTGGCCGCCACGCTGGTCATCGGCGCCGTGGGCTACGCGCTGCTGCCCCGGCGGGACTTCGACGCCGGCCTGGTGCCGACCCGGCCCGGTCCGGCCGCCGCGGCGACCGGGCTGCGCAGCCCGCTGGCGCTGGCCTGGCGGCTGCACCGCGGCTCGCTGCTCGGCTGGTCCATCGCCTTCGCGGTGTCCGGGGTGCTGATGGGCTCCATCGCGGGCGGCATCACCGACATCATCGGCGACAGCGCGCAGGCGCGGGAGATCTTCGCGCGGATGGGCGGCTCGGAGGGCATGATCCAGGCCTTCCTCGCCGCGATGACCGGGATGTTCGGCGCGATCGCCGCGATCTACGGGGTGCAGGCCACCCTGCGGATGCGCGCCGAGGAGGTCGGCTACCGGGCCGAGCCGCTGCTGGCCACCAGGGTCAGCAGGCTCGGCTGGACCGGGAGCCACTTGGTGTTCGCCTTTCTGGGCACCGCGCTGGTAATGGTGCTCGCCGGGGTGGGCGTCGGCCTCGCGCACGGCCTGCGGGTGGACGACGTCGGCGGCACCATTGGCGAGGTGCTCACCGGCACCCTCGCCCAGCTGCCCGCGGTGTGGCTGATCGTCGGCATCGCCACGGCGCTGTTCGGGCTGTGGCCGAAGTACTCGGTCGCCGCATGGGGCGTGCTCGCGGTCGCCGTGCTGATCACCATGTTCGGCCCGGCCGTGCAGCTGCCCCAGCTGCTGATGGACATCTCACCGTTCACGCACGTGCCGAAGCTGCCCGGCGCCGAGTTCACCGCGGCGCCGTTGGTGTGGCTGACCGCGCTCGCCGCCCTCGCCCTCGGCGCGGGCCTGACGGCCTTCCGCCGCCGCGACGTCGGCTAG
- a CDS encoding ABC transporter ATP-binding protein gives MDNAISVSGLHKTFGRTKALDGLNLDVATGEVHGFLGPNGSGKSTTVRVLLGLLRADSGNVRLLGGDPWKDAASLHRRLAYVPGDVSLWPNLSGGEVIDLLGRLRGGLDQRRRKELIERFDLDPKKKGRTYSKGNRQKVAIVAALASNVEMLILDEPTAGLDPLMEATFQYAIQEEREQGRTVLLSSHILAEVEALCDRVSIIRNGRTVESGTLADLRHLTRTSIFAELAGHPNGLSRLENVHDLKIEGNTVRFDVETSALDEALRQLTQIGVRSLTSQPPTLEELFLRHYTEEATGRHATGAGK, from the coding sequence ATGGACAACGCCATCTCTGTTTCCGGCCTGCACAAGACGTTCGGCCGGACCAAGGCCCTCGACGGGCTGAACCTCGATGTCGCCACCGGGGAGGTGCACGGCTTCCTCGGCCCCAACGGCTCCGGGAAGTCCACCACCGTCCGGGTGCTGCTGGGCCTGCTACGCGCGGACTCCGGCAACGTGCGGCTGCTCGGTGGCGATCCGTGGAAAGACGCCGCGAGCCTGCATCGCCGCCTCGCCTACGTGCCCGGCGACGTCAGCCTGTGGCCCAACCTCTCCGGCGGTGAGGTGATCGACCTGCTCGGCAGGCTGCGCGGCGGACTCGACCAGCGCAGGCGCAAGGAGCTCATCGAGCGCTTCGATCTCGATCCGAAGAAGAAGGGCCGCACCTACTCCAAGGGCAACCGCCAGAAGGTCGCCATCGTCGCCGCACTGGCGTCCAATGTGGAAATGCTGATCCTGGACGAGCCAACGGCCGGGCTTGACCCGCTGATGGAGGCCACCTTCCAGTACGCCATCCAGGAGGAGCGTGAGCAGGGCCGCACCGTGCTGCTGTCCAGCCACATCCTGGCCGAGGTGGAGGCGCTGTGCGACCGGGTGAGCATCATCCGCAACGGCCGCACGGTGGAGTCCGGCACCCTGGCCGACCTGCGCCACCTGACCCGCACCTCGATCTTCGCCGAGCTGGCAGGGCACCCGAACGGCCTTTCCCGGCTGGAGAACGTGCACGACCTCAAGATCGAGGGCAACACGGTGCGTTTCGACGTGGAGACCAGCGCGCTGGACGAGGCACTGCGGCAGCTCACCCAGATCGGGGTACGCAGCCTGACCAGCCAGCCGCCCACCCTGGAGGAGCTGTTCCTGCGGCACTACACCGAGGAGGCCACCGGAAGGCACGCGACGGGGGCTGGCAAATGA
- a CDS encoding GbsR/MarR family transcriptional regulator, whose amino-acid sequence MSSRPQSQRDPGTETAHRDEDAVRRYVERLALVLNEIGVQRMSARVFATLMATDSGKMTAAELAEQLSVSPAAISGAVRFLDQLGLVAREREPGARRDHYRLQDDLWYATFLKRDRMMTMWRDATLEGVHVLGPDTPAGKRLADMTDFLEFMLKEIPELFARWKAQHESQQR is encoded by the coding sequence ATGTCGAGCAGGCCCCAGTCCCAGCGTGACCCAGGCACCGAGACCGCGCATCGCGACGAGGACGCCGTGCGCCGCTACGTGGAGCGGCTCGCGCTCGTGCTGAACGAGATCGGCGTCCAGCGGATGTCGGCCCGCGTGTTCGCGACCCTGATGGCGACCGACAGCGGCAAGATGACGGCCGCCGAGCTCGCCGAGCAGCTTTCGGTGAGCCCGGCGGCCATCTCCGGCGCGGTGCGCTTCCTCGACCAGCTTGGCCTGGTCGCAAGGGAGCGGGAGCCGGGCGCGCGCCGGGACCACTACCGGCTCCAGGACGACCTCTGGTACGCCACCTTCCTCAAGCGCGACCGGATGATGACCATGTGGCGGGATGCCACGCTCGAGGGTGTGCACGTTCTCGGTCCGGACACCCCGGCGGGCAAACGGCTCGCCGATATGACCGACTTCCTGGAGTTCATGCTCAAGGAGATCCCCGAGCTGTTCGCCAGATGGAAGGCCCAGCACGAGAGCCAGCAGCGGTAG
- a CDS encoding FUSC family protein — protein MDAVTRTDFAAPHWLVQLLRSTPEPMPWNRVVRAALALAGPPAIGFALGELALGALVSTGALPTVLADSAGSYRYRAVRLGGAALAATLGFGTGLLTGWAPVLSILAVVGVAAVSALISTAGSNASVAGLQLLVFAVLGTGQHAMNIDPGVAMLCFLGGAAWGLVVALAAWAVRATSPERGAVAQVYIELAAMLSASDEETRRAARHQLTTALNTAYDRLLEARSWLSGRDATYRGLLNLLAASTPAVEAGVAMVNARRHAPAEVVDHLVAVATSVLARAPLPPAPAAEPADQALVALYAGLARIDDGAERKRRARVPVRTQLREWADSVLSGPLTWLATLRLTLCVALAEVAALLVPVERSYWITLTVGIVLKPDFGSVFGRAVLRGLGTVVGVGIGAAVLGLGVHGWALVLLIALFAGGVAAGKVRNYGILSAFVTPLIILQMDLAARGDWALVLARLVDTLIGCAIVLVFGYLLWPGSRRPQVGGKLAEVADAVGRYLEHGLRAAGSAEQRAERSRYRRRAYRGLTDLRTAFQQVVVEPSPAGRQATAWWPAIVGLERVTDAVTEVVVTVEQGAPVPDPADVGLLTAALAEFAAAVREQREPADLPLPSTQQLSGVVEQVTAAFAAVRGPRG, from the coding sequence ATGGATGCCGTGACCAGGACCGACTTCGCGGCGCCGCACTGGCTGGTCCAGCTTCTGCGCAGCACCCCGGAGCCGATGCCGTGGAACCGGGTGGTCCGCGCCGCGTTGGCCCTGGCCGGTCCCCCCGCGATCGGGTTCGCCCTCGGTGAGCTCGCCCTTGGTGCGCTGGTGTCCACCGGCGCCCTGCCCACCGTGCTCGCCGACTCGGCAGGCTCCTACCGTTACCGCGCCGTCCGGCTCGGGGGTGCGGCGCTGGCCGCGACCCTCGGTTTCGGTACCGGCCTGCTCACCGGCTGGGCGCCGGTGCTCTCCATACTCGCCGTCGTCGGGGTCGCGGCGGTGTCCGCGCTGATCAGCACGGCGGGCAGCAACGCATCGGTGGCCGGGTTGCAGCTGCTGGTGTTCGCGGTGCTCGGCACCGGGCAGCACGCGATGAACATCGACCCCGGCGTGGCCATGCTGTGCTTCCTCGGCGGTGCCGCCTGGGGGCTGGTGGTGGCGCTGGCCGCGTGGGCGGTGCGCGCCACCTCCCCGGAGCGCGGTGCCGTCGCACAGGTGTACATCGAACTGGCCGCCATGCTCTCCGCGAGCGACGAGGAGACCCGCCGCGCGGCCCGGCACCAGCTCACCACCGCGCTGAACACCGCATACGACCGGCTGCTGGAGGCACGGTCCTGGCTGTCCGGCCGGGACGCCACCTACCGCGGCCTGCTCAACCTGCTCGCCGCGAGCACCCCGGCGGTGGAGGCAGGGGTGGCGATGGTGAACGCCAGGCGGCACGCCCCGGCCGAGGTGGTCGACCACCTCGTCGCGGTGGCCACCTCGGTACTCGCCCGCGCGCCACTGCCGCCCGCACCCGCGGCCGAGCCCGCGGACCAGGCGCTGGTCGCCCTGTACGCGGGCCTGGCCCGGATCGACGACGGGGCCGAGCGCAAGCGCAGGGCGCGGGTGCCGGTGCGCACCCAGCTGCGCGAGTGGGCGGACTCGGTGCTCTCCGGCCCGCTCACCTGGCTGGCCACCCTGCGGCTCACCCTGTGTGTGGCGCTGGCCGAGGTCGCCGCGCTGCTGGTTCCGGTCGAGCGCTCCTACTGGATCACGCTGACCGTGGGCATCGTGCTGAAGCCGGACTTCGGTTCGGTGTTCGGCCGGGCGGTGCTGCGCGGGCTCGGCACCGTGGTCGGGGTCGGGATCGGCGCGGCCGTGCTCGGGCTGGGGGTGCACGGCTGGGCGCTGGTGCTGCTGATCGCGTTGTTCGCTGGCGGGGTCGCCGCGGGCAAGGTGCGCAACTACGGGATCCTGAGCGCCTTCGTCACCCCGTTGATCATCCTGCAGATGGACCTGGCGGCGAGGGGTGACTGGGCGCTGGTGCTGGCCCGGCTGGTGGACACCCTGATCGGCTGCGCGATCGTGCTGGTCTTCGGCTACCTGCTGTGGCCGGGCAGCAGGCGTCCACAGGTCGGCGGCAAGCTGGCCGAGGTCGCCGACGCCGTCGGCCGCTACCTGGAGCACGGGCTGCGGGCGGCTGGCTCTGCCGAGCAGCGGGCGGAGCGCTCCCGCTACCGCCGCCGCGCCTACCGCGGGCTGACCGACCTGCGCACGGCCTTTCAGCAGGTCGTGGTGGAGCCCTCGCCCGCGGGCAGGCAGGCGACCGCGTGGTGGCCCGCGATCGTCGGCCTGGAGCGGGTCACCGACGCGGTGACCGAGGTGGTGGTGACCGTGGAGCAGGGCGCGCCGGTACCCGATCCGGCGGACGTCGGGCTGCTCACTGCGGCACTGGCCGAGTTCGCCGCCGCGGTCCGGGAGCAGCGCGAACCCGCTGACCTGCCGTTACCGTCCACGCAACAGCTGTCCGGGGTGGTCGAGCAGGTGACAGCCGCCTTCGCGGCGGTACGCGGCCCGCGCGGGTGA
- a CDS encoding antitoxin, producing the protein MGINFGEMKQKAQEQLGKHSDKVEQGLDKASKFAKSRFGDHSEKIDNATQKAKDALHRGAGSDGGDGGGKEPPNEPPNEPGGGQRPPQGQ; encoded by the coding sequence ATGGGAATCAACTTCGGCGAGATGAAGCAGAAGGCTCAGGAACAACTGGGCAAGCACAGCGACAAGGTGGAGCAGGGGCTGGACAAGGCGAGCAAGTTCGCCAAGTCCCGGTTCGGCGACCACTCCGAGAAGATCGACAACGCCACCCAGAAGGCCAAGGACGCGCTGCACCGTGGCGCGGGCAGTGACGGTGGTGACGGCGGCGGCAAGGAGCCGCCGAACGAGCCGCCGAACGAGCCGGGCGGCGGTCAGCGCCCGCCGCAGGGCCAGTAA
- a CDS encoding prephenate dehydrogenase, with the protein MSLVRDVCVIGLGLIGGSLLRAANTDGRTTWGATESTVDAEAAAAEGYQVGTDVAGALRRAAERDAIVVLAVPLTGLDDVLRSVAEHAPSCLLTDVTSVKAPVLESVRRLVPRARFVGGHPMAGSAASGWAAGDPALFTGAAWVACVEPDTDLAAWAEVATMAIELGAQVVPVPAAVHDETVARISHLPHLLAAVLAATGAAGGPLAASLAAGSFTDGTRVAGSRPELVRAMTEGNREALLPVLDEALGKLGAARGSLASTGGLAATVNAGHEGARRMTDLRTATRAAVQVSLAAPDARDGLCALGERGGRIVGIDGSTALGEVA; encoded by the coding sequence ATGTCGCTCGTGCGAGATGTCTGTGTGATCGGACTCGGGTTGATCGGCGGCTCGCTGCTGCGCGCCGCGAACACCGACGGCAGGACGACCTGGGGCGCCACTGAGTCCACAGTGGATGCCGAGGCGGCAGCGGCCGAGGGGTACCAGGTGGGCACGGACGTCGCGGGGGCGCTGCGCCGAGCGGCCGAGCGGGACGCGATCGTGGTGCTCGCCGTACCGCTGACCGGGCTGGACGACGTGCTGCGAAGCGTGGCCGAGCACGCCCCCTCCTGCCTGCTGACCGATGTGACCAGCGTGAAGGCCCCGGTGCTGGAATCCGTGCGGCGGCTGGTCCCGCGGGCCCGGTTCGTCGGCGGCCACCCGATGGCGGGCAGCGCCGCATCCGGCTGGGCCGCGGGCGACCCCGCGCTGTTCACCGGCGCGGCCTGGGTGGCCTGCGTGGAGCCGGACACCGACCTCGCCGCCTGGGCCGAGGTGGCCACCATGGCGATCGAACTCGGCGCACAGGTGGTGCCGGTGCCCGCCGCGGTGCACGACGAGACCGTCGCGCGGATCTCGCACCTGCCGCACCTGCTCGCGGCCGTACTCGCCGCGACCGGCGCCGCCGGTGGCCCACTGGCGGCGTCCCTGGCGGCTGGCTCCTTCACCGACGGCACCAGGGTGGCAGGCAGCCGGCCGGAACTGGTGCGGGCGATGACCGAGGGAAACCGGGAGGCATTGCTGCCGGTGCTGGACGAGGCACTCGGCAAGCTGGGGGCGGCCCGCGGCTCGCTGGCCTCCACCGGCGGCCTTGCGGCGACGGTGAACGCCGGGCACGAGGGCGCGCGCCGGATGACCGACCTGCGCACGGCCACCCGGGCCGCGGTACAGGTCAGCCTGGCCGCACCGGATGCCAGGGACGGCCTGTGCGCACTCGGCGAGCGCGGTGGCCGGATCGTGGGGATCGACGGCAGCACCGCACTCGGCGAGGTGGCCTGA
- a CDS encoding M20 metallopeptidase family protein: MEPTELPSLPDARFAGLLAEAQALQPRTVELRRAIHRHPEQGLELPRTQQAVLRALEDLPVEIIRGKTVGSVTAVLRGGLPGPAVLLRGDMDALPLTEETGAEYASEIEDSMHACGHDTHVAMLVSAAHLLAKHVDELAGSVVFMFQPGEEGYHGARHMIHEGVLDAAGSRVERAFALHIYANAPSGQLRCRPGPILASADRFDVLVSGKGGHGSAPHHAVDPVPAAAAMVGALQTMVTRRVNVFDPAVLSVTRIAAGTTSNIIPETAELEGTIRTLSEQTRALIREELPRICEHVGQAHHCRVSADIEPGYPVTVNDPAVAGRVLELAGEVLGAGQVVTMDEPLMGAEDFSYVLQRVPGAFAFLGACPPGTPPEEAAPNHSNRVHYDEDALPHGVAMYAAFALDALRPSRD, translated from the coding sequence ATGGAACCCACCGAGCTGCCGTCCCTTCCCGATGCCCGCTTCGCCGGACTGCTGGCCGAGGCACAGGCTCTGCAGCCCCGCACCGTGGAGCTACGCAGGGCCATCCACCGGCATCCCGAGCAGGGACTGGAGCTGCCGCGGACGCAGCAGGCCGTACTGCGCGCGCTGGAGGACCTGCCGGTGGAGATCATCCGAGGCAAGACGGTGGGATCGGTCACCGCGGTGCTGCGCGGCGGCCTGCCCGGTCCCGCGGTGCTGCTGCGCGGCGATATGGACGCGCTGCCGCTGACCGAGGAGACCGGCGCGGAGTACGCCTCGGAGATCGAGGACAGCATGCACGCCTGCGGGCACGACACGCATGTCGCGATGCTCGTCTCCGCGGCGCACCTGCTCGCCAAGCACGTTGACGAGCTGGCCGGGTCGGTGGTGTTCATGTTCCAGCCCGGCGAGGAGGGCTACCACGGTGCGCGGCACATGATCCACGAAGGCGTGCTGGACGCGGCGGGCTCGCGGGTGGAGCGGGCCTTCGCCCTGCACATCTACGCCAACGCGCCGAGCGGTCAGCTGCGCTGCCGGCCCGGCCCGATCCTGGCCTCCGCCGACCGGTTCGACGTACTGGTCAGCGGCAAGGGCGGGCACGGTTCCGCCCCGCACCACGCGGTCGACCCGGTACCCGCGGCGGCCGCGATGGTCGGCGCGCTGCAGACCATGGTCACCCGCCGGGTCAACGTGTTCGACCCCGCCGTACTGTCGGTGACCCGGATCGCGGCGGGCACCACCAGCAACATCATTCCGGAGACCGCGGAGCTGGAGGGCACGATCCGCACGCTTTCCGAGCAGACCCGCGCCCTGATCAGGGAGGAGCTGCCCCGGATCTGCGAGCACGTCGGCCAGGCGCACCACTGCCGGGTCTCCGCGGATATCGAGCCCGGTTACCCGGTGACCGTGAACGACCCCGCGGTGGCCGGGCGGGTGCTGGAGCTGGCGGGTGAGGTGCTCGGGGCCGGGCAGGTGGTGACCATGGACGAGCCGCTGATGGGGGCCGAGGACTTCTCCTACGTGCTGCAACGGGTACCGGGGGCGTTCGCCTTCCTCGGCGCCTGCCCGCCGGGGACCCCGCCGGAGGAGGCCGCGCCGAACCACTCCAACCGGGTGCACTACGACGAGGACGCCCTGCCGCACGGCGTGGCGATGTACGCGGCGTTCGCGCTGGACGCACTGCGCCCGTCGCGGGACTGA
- a CDS encoding tRNA adenosine deaminase-associated protein, with protein MAVQEAITGFAVAVIREDGRWRCSPLDSAALTELDAAITELGKLRSTGAVFGLLAVDDEFFVIVRPSPRGASLLLSDAAAALDYDIAADVLDLLRVDPPDEDDEAVWPEGDLEVLADFGLPGVEMQVIVAEVDLYPDEQLQMVAQRCGFDEQFNALLDEL; from the coding sequence ATGGCGGTGCAGGAGGCGATCACGGGTTTCGCGGTGGCCGTGATCCGCGAGGACGGGCGATGGCGGTGCAGCCCGCTGGACTCCGCCGCGCTCACCGAGCTGGATGCCGCGATCACCGAACTGGGCAAGCTACGGTCGACCGGCGCGGTGTTCGGTCTGCTGGCGGTGGACGACGAGTTCTTCGTGATCGTCCGGCCGAGTCCAAGAGGCGCATCCCTGCTGCTCTCGGACGCGGCGGCGGCACTGGACTACGACATCGCGGCGGACGTGCTGGACCTGCTCCGGGTGGACCCCCCGGACGAGGACGACGAGGCGGTGTGGCCGGAGGGTGACCTCGAGGTGCTCGCCGACTTCGGCCTGCCAGGGGTGGAGATGCAGGTGATCGTCGCGGAGGTCGACCTGTACCCGGACGAGCAGCTGCAGATGGTCGCCCAGCGCTGTGGTTTCGACGAGCAGTTCAACGCCCTGCTCGACGAGCTCTGA